A stretch of Cupriavidus necator DNA encodes these proteins:
- a CDS encoding ABC transporter substrate-binding protein, producing the protein MPLRPLLLAGALLFTSAAAHADIRVGIDVSTTGPAASIGIPSKNTVLMWPQTLGGQKAHYVILDDGTDPAAAVRNVRKLISEEKVDVIVGPNITPTAIAALDAVAEGETPMVALAASASIVEPQTDAKRRWAFKMPQNDSHMATVLTEYMSNHGVRTVGFIGFADAYGESWWREFSKLAEVRKIKVVANERFSRNDTSVTGQVLKLMAANPDAILIAGAGTPSVLPQKTLGERGYKGKVYQTHGIATWDFLRMGGKDVEGTLFPTGPVVVARQLPESHPVRKVALDFVNRYESKYGADSVTQFAGDAWGAWMLLDDAARRALKTGAQPGTRDFRAAMRDALEATTNLTIPNGVMNLNPKDHQGFDQRSRVMGVIRNGKFAYAGDK; encoded by the coding sequence ATGCCCCTGCGCCCCCTGCTGCTGGCCGGCGCCCTGCTCTTCACCAGCGCCGCCGCGCATGCCGACATCCGTGTCGGCATCGATGTGTCCACCACCGGTCCGGCGGCCTCGATCGGCATCCCCTCCAAGAACACCGTGTTGATGTGGCCCCAGACCCTGGGCGGCCAGAAGGCGCACTACGTCATCCTTGACGACGGCACCGACCCGGCCGCGGCGGTGCGCAACGTGCGCAAGCTGATCTCCGAGGAAAAGGTCGACGTGATCGTCGGCCCCAACATCACCCCTACCGCCATCGCCGCGCTCGACGCCGTGGCCGAGGGCGAAACCCCGATGGTGGCACTGGCCGCCTCGGCCTCCATCGTCGAGCCGCAGACCGACGCCAAGCGCCGCTGGGCCTTCAAGATGCCGCAGAACGACTCGCACATGGCGACCGTGCTGACCGAGTACATGAGCAACCACGGCGTCAGGACCGTCGGCTTTATCGGCTTTGCCGACGCCTACGGCGAGAGCTGGTGGCGCGAGTTCTCGAAGCTGGCCGAGGTGCGCAAGATCAAGGTGGTCGCCAACGAGCGCTTCTCGCGCAACGACACCTCGGTGACCGGGCAGGTGCTCAAGCTGATGGCGGCAAACCCGGACGCGATCCTGATCGCCGGCGCCGGCACGCCGTCCGTACTGCCGCAGAAGACGCTGGGCGAGCGCGGCTACAAGGGCAAGGTCTACCAGACCCACGGCATCGCCACCTGGGACTTCCTGCGCATGGGCGGCAAGGATGTGGAAGGCACGCTGTTCCCGACCGGGCCGGTGGTGGTCGCGCGCCAGCTGCCCGAGAGCCACCCGGTGCGCAAGGTGGCGCTGGACTTCGTCAACCGCTACGAAAGCAAGTACGGCGCCGACAGCGTCACGCAGTTTGCCGGCGACGCCTGGGGCGCGTGGATGCTGCTGGACGACGCCGCCCGCCGCGCGCTGAAGACCGGCGCCCAGCCCGGCACGCGCGACTTCCGCGCCGCCATGCGCGACGCGCTGGAAGCCACCACCAACCTCACCATCCCCAACGGCGTGATGAACCTGAACCCGAAGGACCACCAGGGCTTCGACCAGCGTTCGCGCGTGATGGGGGTGATCCGCAACGGCAAGTTCGCCTATGCGGGCGATAAGTAG
- a CDS encoding NAD(P)-dependent oxidoreductase, producing the protein MSTTLTPTTVAFIGLGAMGSHMVRHLLAAGHTVRAFVRRPEAAEAARALGAEPFFTPAEAARGASVVFTNVTSSEDVREVLLGEQGVIHGAAPGTICVDHSTISPIVTREIAAALAARGIEALDCPVSGGTMGAEAGTLTIMVGGKPEMLERVRPLLQQLGKTITHIGDHGAGQVAKLCNQIAQVVNIEGIAEAMRFAAAQNVDTGRVFEAMATGMAGSRMLDLMGPKMVARNFAAGIEARLHDKDFGLARDIAEEIGLDLPAMQATSAQLRTLMANGWGKDDTSSLLRVLEG; encoded by the coding sequence ATGAGCACCACTCTCACCCCCACCACCGTCGCCTTCATCGGCCTGGGCGCCATGGGCTCGCACATGGTCCGCCACCTGCTGGCCGCCGGCCACACCGTGCGCGCCTTCGTGCGTCGCCCGGAAGCGGCCGAGGCCGCGCGCGCGCTGGGGGCGGAGCCCTTCTTCACTCCGGCTGAAGCGGCGCGCGGCGCCAGCGTCGTCTTCACCAACGTGACCTCGTCCGAAGACGTGCGCGAAGTGCTGCTGGGCGAGCAGGGCGTGATCCACGGCGCCGCGCCGGGCACCATCTGCGTGGACCACAGCACCATCTCGCCGATCGTCACGCGCGAGATCGCCGCGGCGCTGGCCGCGCGCGGCATCGAGGCGCTGGACTGCCCGGTCTCGGGCGGCACCATGGGCGCCGAGGCGGGCACGCTGACCATCATGGTCGGCGGCAAGCCCGAGATGCTCGAGCGCGTACGCCCGCTGCTGCAGCAGCTGGGCAAGACCATCACCCATATCGGCGACCACGGCGCGGGCCAGGTTGCCAAGCTGTGCAACCAGATCGCGCAGGTGGTCAATATCGAAGGCATTGCCGAGGCCATGCGTTTTGCCGCCGCGCAGAACGTCGACACCGGCCGCGTGTTCGAAGCCATGGCGACCGGCATGGCCGGCAGCCGCATGCTCGACCTGATGGGCCCCAAGATGGTGGCGCGCAACTTTGCCGCCGGCATCGAGGCGCGGCTGCACGACAAGGACTTCGGGCTGGCGCGCGATATCGCCGAAGAAATCGGCCTGGACCTGCCCGCGATGCAGGCCACCTCGGCGCAGCTGCGCACGCTGATGGCCAACGGCTGGGGCAAGGACGACACCTCGTCGCTGCTGCGCGTGCTGGAGGGCTGA